A single Gemmatimonadota bacterium DNA region contains:
- a CDS encoding hydantoinase B/oxoprolinase family protein → MGHVITNTYIGSPSLPSSIWTDTERTPMPYADQIDPIRFEVIRNALSEATEEMAIALRRSAYSTNIKTRADFSCVLFDSRVRVVAQAFAQPVHLGSLSLLVPRMVEAYGAENLGPGDAILANDPYLGGVHLNDITLISPVYHNNTCLGYVANLAHHVDVGGGAPASIGAFREVFQEGVIIPPVKLVERGELVPNIFDLILAQIRAKREIAGDLRAQIAANNTGVRRLCALADRIGGDTVSFYIRELIAYTERRTRVEIGNFPNGDFSADGQVDNDGFTDRPVHLAARISIQNDQICFDFTGSDVQRSAPVNSTAAMTFSACAYVLKCLIDPDVPVNAGFYNAVQMVAPEGTVVNCSPHAPVVGGWETQLRLTDVMLRALAPAFPDHIPADSKAMVCHAGFGGIIASTGEYYCFLETLAGGYGGRAASDGPDAVQTHGQNTENAPIEETEINYPVRIARYELVENSEGPGKFRGGLGLRRDYLFPDYETSFTILADRDRKGPGGLFGGKSGRTASYFLNSNGKTIRLGSKTTVHLQPGDIVSYRTCGGGGYGLPAERDPERVLRDVRNGMVSRERAREIYRTEIDTEVWRVNDGETMRLRSEIT, encoded by the coding sequence ATGGGGCATGTCATCACCAACACATATATTGGATCACCTTCGCTTCCATCCAGCATTTGGACTGATACAGAAAGAACGCCTATGCCATACGCCGACCAGATCGACCCCATCCGATTTGAGGTCATCCGAAATGCGCTGTCTGAAGCTACGGAAGAAATGGCGATTGCCCTGCGCCGCAGTGCCTACTCCACCAATATCAAAACCCGAGCCGACTTCTCCTGTGTCCTTTTTGACAGCCGGGTTCGGGTCGTCGCCCAGGCCTTCGCGCAGCCCGTCCACCTCGGCTCCCTGTCCTTGCTTGTCCCCAGGATGGTGGAAGCATACGGGGCTGAAAATCTCGGCCCTGGTGACGCCATCCTGGCCAACGATCCCTATCTGGGTGGCGTACACCTGAATGACATCACCCTCATTTCACCAGTGTACCACAACAACACTTGCCTGGGGTATGTTGCCAACCTGGCTCACCATGTAGATGTAGGTGGAGGGGCCCCAGCGAGCATCGGTGCTTTCAGGGAAGTCTTTCAAGAGGGTGTCATCATCCCGCCGGTCAAGCTCGTTGAGCGGGGCGAACTCGTCCCCAATATCTTCGATCTCATCCTCGCGCAAATTCGTGCGAAACGCGAAATAGCAGGCGATCTGCGTGCCCAAATCGCAGCCAATAACACAGGCGTTCGCCGCTTATGTGCTCTCGCCGATCGCATAGGCGGCGACACAGTGTCGTTCTACATTCGCGAATTGATTGCCTACACGGAACGGCGCACGCGCGTGGAAATTGGAAATTTTCCGAATGGCGATTTTTCGGCGGATGGACAGGTGGATAACGACGGTTTTACGGACCGACCAGTACACCTTGCCGCACGAATTAGCATTCAGAATGATCAGATATGCTTCGATTTTACCGGCTCTGATGTTCAGCGTAGCGCTCCGGTGAATTCAACCGCGGCGATGACTTTTTCCGCCTGTGCCTATGTTCTCAAGTGTCTCATTGATCCGGATGTGCCAGTCAATGCGGGTTTCTATAATGCGGTTCAAATGGTCGCGCCCGAGGGAACGGTTGTCAACTGTTCACCCCACGCACCAGTTGTCGGAGGCTGGGAGACCCAATTGCGGCTGACAGATGTCATGCTAAGGGCTTTGGCACCCGCATTTCCCGATCATATCCCAGCAGATAGCAAAGCCATGGTATGTCATGCGGGGTTCGGCGGAATTATCGCCAGCACAGGCGAGTATTACTGCTTTTTGGAAACCCTGGCCGGTGGCTACGGTGGTCGTGCCGCGAGCGATGGGCCGGATGCTGTTCAGACTCATGGGCAGAATACCGAAAACGCACCTATCGAGGAAACAGAAATCAATTACCCGGTACGCATCGCGCGCTACGAACTGGTCGAAAACTCCGAAGGTCCTGGTAAATTCCGGGGCGGATTGGGCCTCCGGCGTGACTACCTCTTCCCCGACTATGAAACCTCCTTCACCATCCTCGCCGACCGCGACAGGAAGGGCCCCGGGGGCCTATTCGGCGGCAAATCTGGCCGCACTGCCAGTTATTTCCTCAATTCGAATGGAAAAACTATCCGACTTGGTTCGAAAACTACCGTTCATCTCCAACCGGGAGACATTGTCAGTTACCGTACCTGCGGTGGTGGTGGCTACGGTCTGCCCGCGGAGCGAGATCCCGAACGCGTGTTGCGCGATGTTCGAAACGGTATGGTCAGCCGGGAGCGAGCAAGGGAGATCTACCGAACGGAGATCGATACGGAGGTCTGGCGTGTGAACGATGGAGAAACAATGAGGTTGCGGAGTGAGATTACCTGA
- a CDS encoding M81 family metallopeptidase, whose translation MDRVIIAECKQEVSTFNPVSSQYDDFRIVRGPDMLDFHRGVGHEVGGALSVLDRKESFHLVPTYGACANTSGGVLSKEGFDRLSDEFLESIRDAGEVDGAYFSLHGAMQAESENDPEGYLLQEARRILGDQIPIVVSLDLHGILTDRMLEHCDAVVTYHTYPHIDFVETGKRAAFLLTRMLDGNIRPVTARVKIPALVRGDEMITETGAIRECIQLAKQIEASKAGLSAGVMWGNPFTDVPELRTNSIVVMDGDEAAAAQYAVDLANRFWKHHEKMQVPLTGLGEGVRLAAEVDSGTVVMMDAADATSSGASGDSNAIVRELMCQEYPRRVLAPVVDPATVQKAFDAGIGATIRTTVGGAFDRARYEPLEIEARVHLLSDGVFRSETFGWHWNSGNTAVLKVDNYTLVVGTRPVSLFDRSWFYAHGQDPKKFDLVVVKSPHCEPHMFADWCAKLINVDAPGATSANLQSLGHTICNRPIFPLDDVMAFYPAADVFRRN comes from the coding sequence ATGGATAGAGTGATCATTGCAGAGTGCAAGCAGGAAGTCTCGACGTTTAATCCCGTATCCAGCCAGTACGACGATTTTCGAATCGTGCGTGGGCCTGATATGCTCGATTTCCATCGCGGCGTCGGTCACGAAGTCGGCGGTGCCCTGAGCGTTTTGGACCGGAAAGAATCGTTTCACCTCGTGCCCACATACGGAGCATGTGCGAACACGTCTGGAGGTGTGCTTTCAAAAGAAGGCTTTGACCGTTTGAGCGATGAGTTTCTCGAAAGTATCCGGGATGCTGGTGAAGTGGATGGAGCTTATTTCTCGCTTCACGGTGCCATGCAGGCCGAGAGCGAAAATGATCCCGAAGGCTACCTGCTACAGGAAGCCCGTCGCATCCTCGGTGACCAGATTCCGATTGTGGTATCCCTGGACCTGCACGGTATCCTCACCGATCGGATGCTTGAGCATTGTGACGCTGTCGTCACGTACCACACCTATCCGCATATAGACTTCGTCGAAACAGGAAAGCGCGCGGCCTTTCTGTTGACCAGGATGCTGGATGGAAATATTCGCCCCGTGACTGCAAGAGTCAAGATCCCGGCACTGGTGCGTGGCGATGAAATGATTACTGAGACCGGGGCGATTCGCGAATGTATTCAACTGGCGAAGCAGATTGAAGCCAGCAAAGCGGGTCTTTCTGCGGGCGTGATGTGGGGAAACCCGTTCACCGATGTTCCGGAGCTTCGAACAAATAGCATCGTTGTCATGGATGGCGATGAAGCCGCTGCCGCTCAATACGCGGTGGATCTGGCAAACCGGTTCTGGAAGCATCACGAAAAGATGCAGGTGCCCCTGACTGGCCTCGGAGAAGGCGTCCGGCTCGCTGCAGAAGTCGATTCCGGAACCGTCGTCATGATGGATGCAGCCGACGCGACCAGCTCCGGTGCATCGGGTGATAGCAATGCCATTGTGCGAGAACTGATGTGTCAGGAATATCCCAGGCGGGTCCTTGCACCGGTCGTGGATCCCGCTACCGTCCAGAAAGCTTTCGACGCGGGCATAGGCGCCACCATCCGCACTACCGTAGGCGGTGCGTTCGACAGGGCCAGGTATGAACCTCTGGAAATAGAGGCCCGGGTTCACCTGCTTTCAGATGGCGTTTTTCGCAGCGAGACCTTCGGCTGGCACTGGAATTCGGGAAATACCGCCGTTCTCAAGGTGGATAATTATACTCTTGTGGTCGGTACAAGGCCAGTCAGCCTGTTTGACCGATCGTGGTTTTACGCTCATGGACAGGATCCGAAGAAATTCGACCTGGTTGTCGTAAAGTCGCCTCATTGCGAGCCCCATATGTTCGCCGACTGGTGCGCGAAGTTGATTAATGTTGACGCTCCCGGAGCGACGAGCGCGAACTTACAGAGCCTCGGACATACGATCTGTAATCGACCGATTTTTCCGCTGGATGATGTCATGGCATTTTATCCGGCAGCGGATGTATTCCGTCGGAATTGA